In Ferroplasma sp., a single window of DNA contains:
- the arsB gene encoding arsenical efflux pump membrane protein ArsB — MTLLFYLSLLIFAVTLLMVLIKPRNIGIGYSAMAGAAVTLVLGISTLRDIIQVWDIVWNATFTFIAVIIISLILDEAGFFEYIAYKIAVYSRGGGKKLFILIILLGSLISAVFANDGTALILTPIVYSILYRSGTPRDRILPFIMATGFIADTSSIPFIVSNLVNLVTAGYFHITFSRYTEIMMIPDAVSIAASILVLYLYYRKTIVKDFHIDMNFDPSSFIKDRRIFTLAFPLIILLMILYFVSGFVDVPISFIAIPFAVFFYVLARTGGKIDANHVVKIAPWQVVFFSLGMYIIVFGVSNNGLDGVYISILNYFTMFPGPLPVIFSGFFFALNATFMNNLPSVMIGDIAISGLVHPGALMYANIIGNDIGPKFTPIGSLATLLWIYTLERKNAIKISVAYYMKTGFILAVPVLFMTLLSLYLTLMLGGPIP, encoded by the coding sequence ATGACATTATTATTTTACCTTTCCCTGCTTATTTTTGCAGTTACACTTCTGATGGTTCTCATCAAACCCAGAAATATCGGAATCGGATATTCAGCAATGGCCGGTGCTGCCGTCACACTGGTTCTGGGTATTTCAACATTAAGAGATATAATACAGGTGTGGGATATAGTATGGAATGCGACATTCACATTCATAGCTGTAATTATCATCTCTCTGATACTTGATGAGGCAGGATTTTTTGAATACATAGCATACAAAATCGCAGTATATTCCAGGGGAGGTGGAAAAAAGCTCTTTATCCTGATAATACTTCTTGGATCACTTATATCCGCTGTTTTTGCCAATGACGGAACAGCGCTTATACTCACGCCTATTGTCTATTCCATACTCTACAGATCAGGCACCCCAAGAGACAGGATCCTGCCCTTCATAATGGCAACAGGCTTCATTGCAGACACATCCAGCATTCCATTTATAGTGAGCAACCTTGTAAACCTGGTCACTGCCGGCTATTTCCATATTACTTTTTCAAGATACACAGAAATCATGATGATTCCTGATGCCGTTTCTATTGCTGCAAGCATACTGGTTCTCTACCTGTATTACAGAAAAACCATAGTTAAGGATTTTCATATTGACATGAACTTTGACCCATCGTCATTTATAAAGGACAGGAGGATATTTACTCTTGCTTTTCCGCTTATAATATTGCTCATGATCCTGTATTTCGTTTCAGGATTCGTGGATGTACCAATTTCATTTATAGCAATTCCATTTGCCGTGTTTTTTTATGTGCTTGCAAGAACCGGCGGGAAAATTGATGCGAATCATGTGGTCAAAATTGCACCCTGGCAGGTGGTGTTCTTCTCCCTGGGGATGTATATAATAGTATTCGGTGTGAGTAATAATGGTCTTGATGGAGTATATATTAGCATACTGAATTACTTTACCATGTTTCCAGGACCTCTGCCGGTAATTTTCAGTGGATTTTTCTTTGCATTAAATGCCACCTTCATGAATAACCTGCCATCTGTTATGATCGGGGATATAGCGATATCCGGCCTTGTACACCCCGGAGCCCTTATGTATGCAAATATTATAGGAAATGATATTGGCCCCAAGTTCACCCCAATCGGTTCACTGGCAACTCTACTGTGGATTTATACCCTGGAAAGAAAAAATGCAATCAAAATTTCCGTGGCATATTACATGAAAACCGGGTTTATACTGGCCGTCCCCGTGCTTTTTATGACCCTGTTATCGCTTTATCTGACATTAATGCTGGGAGGCCCAATCCCATGA
- a CDS encoding metallophosphoesterase family protein — protein sequence MKLLVISDVHGNFDALETLVSHEKYDKMVFLGDAVDYGPEPDKVLDFLKSNSDVNIMGNHDNAVLTGASCNCSFDMLELSDYTRENISMKLLSKTDMEFLKTFHLNYELDTGNGLAYLVHASPYNNLDGYLFANEAEKVFRDKQFFDKYRYILVGHTHFMMVYRNKIINPGSAGQPRDFSGKPSYAVIDTENETITMRKFNYDRDRVLVKLKALIKDENIYEKLKRYYV from the coding sequence ATGAAACTTCTAGTGATATCTGATGTACATGGAAACTTTGATGCCCTGGAAACACTGGTGAGTCATGAGAAATACGATAAAATGGTTTTCCTGGGGGATGCTGTTGATTACGGGCCGGAACCGGATAAGGTTCTGGATTTCCTGAAAAGCAACAGCGATGTAAATATAATGGGAAATCATGATAATGCAGTTCTTACAGGGGCTTCATGCAACTGTTCTTTCGATATGCTGGAATTGAGCGATTATACCAGGGAAAACATAAGCATGAAACTTTTGAGTAAAACCGATATGGAGTTCTTGAAAACATTTCACCTTAATTATGAACTGGATACAGGAAATGGCCTGGCATATCTGGTACATGCATCTCCATATAACAATCTGGACGGGTATCTCTTTGCAAATGAGGCAGAAAAGGTTTTCCGGGATAAGCAGTTTTTTGATAAGTATAGATACATACTGGTTGGCCACACACATTTTATGATGGTTTACAGGAATAAGATAATAAACCCGGGCAGTGCCGGGCAGCCGAGGGATTTTTCAGGAAAGCCGTCATATGCAGTGATAGATACAGAAAATGAAACAATAACCATGAGAAAATTTAACTACGATCGTGACAGGGTGCTGGTCAAATTGAAAGCACTGATAAAGGACGAAAATATCTATGAAAAATTGAAAAGATATTATGTTTGA
- a CDS encoding ATP-binding cassette domain-containing protein, producing MEYSIEIDKLTKIFNGKVKAVDAVSLKIKKGEIYGLLGQNGAGKSTLIKMLTGSLKPTSGSAKIAGFDLMDDSMKIRRITGVVPQDLTTDGDLSGRENLKLIADLYDIPKKEALERIDVLLHMVDLYDVRDRHAENYSGGMRKRLELACGLMNTPEVLFLDEPTLGLDVTTREHLWKYIRAVQKEFGITIILTSHYLDEVDALANELSIIDHGKIVISGTSDELKKSLKGDIITLRVKSNKEYEVLQGFPEAIEIKRMETGDIRMKVNNSDEVLPKLMKFLSGHGISPESINIRKPSLDEVFIEYTGRNIDSEAGNVDYAKLMMTRR from the coding sequence ATGGAATACAGTATTGAGATAGATAAATTAACAAAAATATTTAACGGCAAGGTTAAGGCAGTGGATGCTGTTAGCCTTAAAATTAAGAAAGGCGAAATATACGGGTTGCTGGGGCAGAATGGGGCAGGGAAATCAACACTGATAAAAATGCTTACAGGAAGCCTGAAACCAACATCCGGTTCTGCAAAAATTGCCGGCTTTGACCTCATGGACGATTCAATGAAAATCAGGAGGATAACCGGGGTTGTTCCACAGGACCTTACCACGGATGGAGATTTGAGCGGGAGGGAAAATTTGAAGCTTATCGCCGATCTGTATGATATACCTAAGAAAGAGGCACTTGAAAGAATAGATGTTCTCCTTCATATGGTGGATCTTTACGACGTCAGGGATAGACATGCTGAAAATTATTCTGGTGGTATGAGAAAAAGGCTGGAACTTGCCTGCGGGCTAATGAATACTCCTGAAGTCCTGTTTCTTGATGAGCCTACCCTCGGACTTGATGTAACAACCAGGGAACACCTGTGGAAATATATAAGGGCAGTACAGAAAGAGTTCGGAATCACCATAATACTTACCTCACACTATCTGGATGAGGTGGATGCGCTGGCCAATGAACTTTCAATTATAGATCACGGTAAAATTGTGATATCCGGAACATCTGATGAGTTAAAGAAGAGCCTCAAGGGAGATATAATTACCCTGAGGGTTAAATCTAATAAAGAGTATGAAGTGCTTCAGGGTTTCCCGGAGGCAATAGAAATAAAACGCATGGAAACTGGAGATATAAGGATGAAGGTCAATAATTCAGATGAGGTGCTCCCCAAATTGATGAAGTTCCTTTCTGGACACGGTATTTCACCAGAATCGATCAATATAAGGAAACCATCACTGGACGAGGTTTTTATAGAGTATACAGGAAGGAACATTGACTCCGAGGCGGGCAATGTTGACTATGCTAAATTAATGATGACGAGGAGATAA
- a CDS encoding metalloregulator ArsR/SmtB family transcription factor — protein sequence MEKITDLNIYKMLSDEVRLKILKMLSIQNMAVGEIVEKTGMDQPLISHKLKELRENGLTLSYRSGKSIIYSLSSDSLKEVISVVESAGNKIDYVCNCVECKEND from the coding sequence ATGGAAAAAATCACAGATCTGAATATTTATAAAATGCTTTCAGATGAAGTAAGGCTTAAAATATTGAAGATGCTATCAATACAAAACATGGCTGTTGGCGAAATAGTTGAAAAAACAGGTATGGATCAACCACTCATTTCCCATAAATTAAAGGAGTTAAGGGAGAACGGTTTAACATTGAGCTACAGATCAGGAAAAAGTATAATATATTCATTATCCAGTGATTCCTTAAAAGAGGTTATTTCTGTGGTTGAATCGGCGGGGAATAAAATCGACTATGTTTGCAACTGCGTTGAATGTAAAGAGAATGATTAA
- a CDS encoding aconitase/3-isopropylmalate dehydratase large subunit family protein encodes MNIVEKILFNHSTEPVKTISPGDIATVMVDRAIIVDMAALHPEFVENPPLRPFDPEKISLVFDHYVPAPSIEIANRVNRLRKLVSRWGIKDFFDTGRGGISHVLGGELGWFKPGSLIANTDSHTIATGAFNTLGRGLGTPELMNIIATGKTWFMVGETLKAELNGSVRRGSSAKDVFFHIASITGDIPGKNVEFAGTGIKTLGMDERSAISTMCAELSAEFAVFPPDDILRNYMDSAGVRDYRAITPDSDAEYFDEIHVDMESVEPMVAMPDRIINNVKPVSELGRVNVDVAVVGSCANGRLSDIRDVAEVLRGKKINRNVRLTVTPASRKVYMEAERLGYLSTIIEANGLVTNPTCGACLGGHMGVVGDGDTVISSTTRNFKGRMGSSRASIYLASARTVAISALYGYIKGDLNE; translated from the coding sequence ATGAATATAGTAGAAAAGATACTGTTTAACCATTCAACAGAACCTGTAAAAACCATTTCCCCAGGAGATATTGCTACGGTCATGGTCGACAGGGCAATAATAGTTGATATGGCTGCGCTCCATCCAGAATTTGTAGAAAATCCACCTTTAAGACCATTTGACCCAGAGAAGATATCACTGGTGTTCGATCATTACGTTCCTGCACCCAGCATAGAAATAGCAAACAGGGTGAACAGATTACGAAAACTCGTTTCCAGGTGGGGAATCAAAGATTTTTTTGATACTGGAAGAGGAGGAATTTCACATGTGCTTGGTGGTGAGCTCGGATGGTTTAAACCGGGAAGCCTTATTGCAAATACAGACTCACATACTATAGCAACAGGTGCGTTCAATACCCTGGGAAGAGGCCTTGGAACTCCAGAGCTCATGAATATAATAGCGACAGGAAAGACCTGGTTCATGGTCGGTGAAACATTAAAGGCAGAGCTAAATGGAAGCGTAAGGAGAGGATCGTCGGCCAAAGATGTGTTTTTCCATATAGCATCTATTACTGGGGACATACCTGGCAAGAATGTTGAATTTGCGGGGACAGGGATAAAAACACTGGGAATGGATGAGAGAAGTGCGATATCAACAATGTGTGCTGAACTCAGTGCTGAATTTGCTGTGTTTCCTCCGGATGATATTCTAAGAAATTATATGGATTCTGCAGGAGTCAGGGACTACCGTGCAATAACACCAGATAGCGATGCGGAATATTTTGATGAGATACATGTAGATATGGAATCTGTTGAGCCAATGGTGGCCATGCCTGACCGAATCATAAACAATGTGAAGCCAGTTTCTGAACTGGGAAGGGTAAACGTGGATGTTGCTGTGGTCGGTTCCTGTGCCAATGGAAGGCTTTCAGATATCAGGGATGTAGCCGAAGTCCTGCGGGGTAAAAAGATAAACAGAAATGTCCGCCTTACAGTTACCCCGGCATCCAGAAAGGTATACATGGAGGCTGAAAGGCTCGGGTATCTCAGTACAATTATAGAGGCAAATGGCCTTGTAACAAATCCGACCTGCGGGGCATGCCTCGGAGGGCACATGGGGGTTGTGGGTGATGGTGATACTGTGATAAGCTCAACAACCAGGAACTTTAAAGGAAGGATGGGGTCCAGCAGGGCAAGCATATACCTTGCATCAGCCAGAACAGTTGCCATATCGGCTCTTTATGGATATATAAAAGGTGATCTTAATGAATAA
- a CDS encoding MFS transporter yields the protein MNYGARAGLVHAARALYALNWMDMAPALVYIKAYMHLTVVQLGTLVTAFYIGIAIFQVLGGYLSSYIGDKTTSLIGLLFVSVFAIISGLSNNFTELIISRFFAGMSAALFFSPALSLLASIVPENKYAFHIGIYNGAFNVGGGVGIIGWAILDQYMGYRIPFIIAGVATMALFAVLTILFRDIKNVKTNKSDIFTSFKKVFSSRTIILIAFIGIAAMVAETIIGQFFVYYLESINYSADLAGGISALYLLIGFFGGVIGGYHFSRTNHKIGTFMAINIVLSLSLIAIGFLHSYILIIILAIAIGMITVYGMSITYTLVRYLARRDLVSLTLSFVNTLQLLVAVVVPVVFTVLYSDYNYTVSWIAMGIIGLIFLPLIFLVRGNLIKAVPS from the coding sequence ATGAATTACGGTGCCAGAGCTGGTTTGGTACATGCTGCCAGGGCTCTGTATGCCCTTAACTGGATGGACATGGCGCCTGCTCTTGTGTATATAAAGGCATATATGCACCTGACAGTTGTACAGCTGGGTACCCTCGTAACCGCATTTTACATAGGCATAGCGATTTTCCAGGTACTGGGAGGATATCTATCCTCATATATAGGCGATAAGACAACATCCCTGATAGGACTTCTTTTTGTATCAGTTTTTGCCATTATATCAGGGCTTTCAAACAATTTTACAGAACTTATAATTTCAAGGTTTTTCGCAGGAATGTCTGCTGCACTTTTCTTCTCACCGGCACTCAGCCTCCTTGCATCAATAGTACCGGAAAACAAATATGCGTTCCATATAGGGATATATAATGGTGCGTTTAATGTGGGTGGCGGTGTTGGCATAATAGGATGGGCCATTCTTGACCAGTATATGGGATACAGGATCCCATTCATAATAGCAGGTGTAGCCACCATGGCACTTTTCGCTGTTCTTACCATTCTTTTCAGGGATATTAAAAATGTAAAAACAAACAAATCAGACATATTCACCAGTTTTAAGAAGGTATTCTCCAGCAGAACTATAATCCTTATCGCCTTCATAGGAATAGCAGCCATGGTGGCTGAAACCATAATAGGACAGTTTTTTGTATATTACCTGGAATCCATAAATTATTCGGCAGACCTGGCAGGCGGGATATCTGCACTGTATCTCCTAATTGGATTCTTCGGGGGTGTGATAGGCGGCTACCATTTTTCCAGGACCAATCACAAAATAGGAACATTCATGGCTATAAATATAGTACTATCACTGTCCCTGATAGCGATAGGATTTTTGCACAGTTATATACTCATTATAATACTGGCAATAGCCATAGGAATGATAACCGTCTATGGAATGTCCATTACATACACACTTGTCAGGTATCTGGCCCGCAGGGATCTTGTTTCGTTAACCCTGTCATTTGTAAATACACTGCAGCTTCTGGTGGCAGTGGTCGTGCCTGTTGTATTCACTGTTCTGTATTCAGATTATAACTATACAGTTTCATGGATTGCCATGGGAATAATCGGCCTCATATTCCTGCCATTGATATTCCTGGTCAGGGGGAACCTTATAAAGGCTGTACCATCATAG
- a CDS encoding MFS transporter, whose product MLNLHVNNLNISKSEFNKILPIFSYSIATFFLMDFAFFIEDIVTTLHFSYIESFILLGIPFIGRMVTPFVYSYAGRIGVPRLALLSITIMALISFGMGYETTFAELFASRFMIGVFFGLATSASIEVSSITADRKVIGLTMGGWAIGWLLGAIFFMVLGSWELVSIAGIIFAPALLFSRKHNVISPMLQKFHFNFSLKVFIIFLLGFTPAYVLEIVPSYLGPSSFVESIAAYSVAVFAYLLLPAMMARFSLKKTLFSSLIIVGISGVLFFATLNLAFAIIFTMFGLGVNSLLPIISRNLNVEADKIGPSMNFSAVAGFIFPVFLTLGNEALNAAVAVFVAALFLLLFVAIEFGKHGSRNINLKKIFTNH is encoded by the coding sequence ATGTTAAACTTACATGTAAATAATTTAAATATATCCAAATCAGAATTCAACAAAATACTGCCAATATTCTCATATTCTATTGCCACATTCTTTTTGATGGATTTTGCATTCTTTATAGAGGATATTGTGACGACCCTTCATTTCTCATACATAGAATCATTCATACTTCTGGGGATACCATTCATTGGAAGGATGGTAACGCCATTTGTATATTCATATGCCGGTAGAATCGGGGTACCAAGGCTGGCTTTACTTTCTATTACCATTATGGCCCTGATTTCATTCGGGATGGGATATGAAACGACATTTGCTGAGCTATTTGCAAGCAGGTTCATGATAGGCGTATTTTTCGGCCTTGCAACATCAGCATCCATAGAGGTATCCTCCATAACGGCTGACAGGAAGGTAATAGGGCTGACAATGGGGGGATGGGCCATTGGATGGCTTCTGGGTGCTATTTTTTTCATGGTACTGGGCTCATGGGAACTGGTTTCAATAGCAGGAATTATATTCGCCCCGGCACTATTATTTTCAAGAAAGCATAATGTTATATCACCCATGTTGCAGAAATTCCATTTCAATTTTTCATTAAAAGTGTTTATCATATTCCTTCTCGGATTTACACCTGCATATGTACTGGAAATAGTTCCATCATATCTTGGGCCCTCATCATTTGTAGAGTCGATAGCAGCATATTCTGTTGCCGTATTTGCATACCTGCTCCTGCCGGCAATGATGGCCCGTTTTTCACTGAAAAAAACACTGTTTTCATCGCTGATAATAGTGGGTATCAGTGGAGTATTATTCTTTGCAACACTGAATCTGGCATTTGCCATAATATTCACCATGTTTGGTCTGGGTGTAAATTCCCTGCTTCCAATTATAAGCAGAAACCTCAATGTTGAGGCGGATAAGATTGGACCCAGCATGAATTTCTCTGCAGTGGCAGGATTTATATTCCCTGTCTTCCTGACACTTGGAAATGAAGCATTGAATGCTGCAGTTGCTGTATTCGTTGCAGCATTGTTCCTGTTACTTTTTGTGGCAATAGAATTCGGAAAGCACGGTTCCAGAAATATAAATTTAAAAAAAATATTCACAAACCACTGA
- the lysS gene encoding homocitrate synthase codes for MAIKAGILDSTLREGEQTPGVLFNRRQRVEIARMLSDAKVAMIEAGHPLVSEDIYSAIKEIMDLKASGIIKSEIIAHSRAVASDVDSAASLNVDRIAIFYGVSDMHLRYKTHKSKTEAMDIIYDSISYAASTGIPVRFTAEDASRTDINFLRNIIKTAVEAGADRVSIADTLGVLTPEKTRFIFNNISDINGVEYDFHGHNDMGMAPANGLAALESGASIVHTTVNGLGERVGIIPTQVMAVLMKYHMNIDAANLLMMKTISRKVEEYSGIKLPPNYAITGDYAFTHKSGVHVDGIISNASTYEFMDPAMLGMQRSFTIDKYSGKHALREKLRAMGINLNDSGLSKILAQIKNNNMVYSDEDLKSIISSLNTQ; via the coding sequence ATGGCTATAAAGGCAGGAATATTAGATTCAACATTAAGGGAAGGGGAACAAACTCCGGGTGTGCTTTTCAACAGAAGGCAGAGGGTGGAAATTGCCAGAATGCTTTCAGATGCTAAAGTGGCCATGATAGAGGCGGGGCATCCACTGGTGTCAGAGGATATATACTCTGCAATAAAGGAGATCATGGATTTGAAAGCATCCGGTATTATCAAATCAGAAATAATCGCGCACAGCAGGGCTGTGGCTTCAGATGTTGATTCAGCAGCATCCTTGAACGTGGATAGAATTGCTATTTTTTACGGGGTTAGTGACATGCATTTACGCTACAAAACGCATAAAAGCAAGACTGAGGCCATGGACATTATTTATGATTCAATAAGCTATGCAGCCTCTACAGGTATTCCTGTAAGGTTTACAGCGGAGGATGCATCCAGAACAGATATAAATTTTCTCAGAAACATTATAAAAACTGCTGTGGAGGCAGGTGCTGACAGGGTGTCAATTGCGGATACACTGGGAGTTCTTACCCCGGAAAAAACAAGATTCATTTTCAATAACATCTCTGATATAAATGGCGTTGAATACGATTTCCACGGGCATAATGATATGGGGATGGCCCCTGCAAACGGCCTTGCAGCGCTGGAATCTGGCGCAAGCATAGTCCACACTACTGTCAATGGCCTCGGAGAGAGGGTAGGCATAATACCCACCCAGGTCATGGCCGTGCTTATGAAGTACCATATGAATATAGATGCGGCAAATCTGTTAATGATGAAAACTATCTCCAGGAAAGTTGAAGAATACAGCGGCATAAAACTGCCTCCAAATTATGCTATTACAGGCGACTACGCTTTTACCCACAAGTCAGGGGTACACGTGGATGGAATAATCAGCAATGCCAGCACATATGAATTTATGGATCCGGCGATGCTGGGCATGCAGCGTTCCTTTACAATTGATAAATATTCAGGAAAACACGCACTTCGTGAAAAACTCAGGGCAATGGGCATTAATCTAAACGACAGTGGGCTATCAAAAATTCTGGCCCAAATAAAGAACAACAACATGGTTTATTCGGATGAGGACCTTAAATCAATTATAAGCTCATTAAACACACAATGA
- a CDS encoding PadR family transcriptional regulator — protein sequence MKYHLSDMLILEQVSTEPKKPYRIIKGIILKFQMDYKPSTGMIYPAIDRLIRAGFIKKTPEGFIITEAGKKYRKDNQENYDILTSNFMDNKLFFRNLRKAIKDLINSIKEADKEYIKSHQDEIIEQIGNIAEKVRKRG from the coding sequence ATGAAATACCATCTATCTGATATGCTAATACTGGAGCAGGTCTCCACAGAACCTAAAAAACCGTACAGAATAATTAAGGGCATTATTTTAAAATTCCAGATGGATTATAAACCGAGCACCGGTATGATATACCCGGCTATAGATCGCCTGATCCGGGCAGGATTCATAAAAAAAACACCGGAGGGGTTTATAATAACGGAGGCAGGGAAGAAATACCGCAAAGACAACCAGGAAAACTATGATATTCTCACATCAAACTTTATGGATAACAAGCTCTTTTTCAGAAACCTGAGAAAAGCCATAAAAGATTTGATCAACAGCATCAAAGAGGCTGACAAGGAATATATAAAATCGCACCAGGATGAAATAATAGAACAGATAGGCAATATTGCTGAGAAAGTTAGAAAAAGGGGATGA
- a CDS encoding BadF/BadG/BcrA/BcrD ATPase family protein, with amino-acid sequence MILAVDGGGTKTVAIIVDENSGKLMGAGVSGPSNVRSVTAVTSRKNILKAIKNAEKMAGMVQISDSIYGIAGYGDSIAATAEINSIIESIDKLSPANPVITNDGGAAAYLVTMGNDGIVTAVGTGSVGAYIKDGVLHRVGGWSYLTDDAASGYWIARKGLEMAEKSYDGFIEKTTLIQKFEDYFKLPLRDLVADMESHFNKRIMASLAMIVDRAAMEGDQISNNVMELAAKEIEIMIDGMKTKFDIPVNTGCVGGVMQSSKISELLTNKYENLKIFYGYHVAIGNAMRLMNKRDEHTRDSLVSQLDETIPKLSRTEKDLLFIK; translated from the coding sequence ATGATACTGGCAGTGGATGGGGGAGGTACTAAAACAGTCGCAATAATAGTTGATGAAAATTCTGGAAAATTAATGGGGGCCGGAGTTTCAGGACCCAGCAATGTAAGGAGTGTTACTGCTGTTACCTCCAGAAAAAATATACTCAAGGCCATAAAAAACGCAGAAAAGATGGCCGGAATGGTTCAGATTTCTGATTCCATTTACGGGATAGCTGGATACGGAGATTCCATAGCTGCGACGGCAGAAATCAATTCTATAATAGAATCAATAGATAAGCTGTCTCCTGCAAATCCTGTAATAACAAACGATGGGGGGGCTGCTGCATATCTAGTCACAATGGGCAATGATGGAATAGTAACTGCAGTAGGCACCGGGTCTGTTGGCGCATATATTAAAGACGGAGTGCTGCACAGGGTCGGAGGATGGAGCTACCTGACTGATGATGCTGCTTCAGGGTACTGGATTGCCAGAAAGGGGCTGGAAATGGCAGAAAAGAGCTATGATGGCTTCATTGAAAAAACCACGCTTATTCAAAAATTTGAGGATTACTTTAAACTGCCATTACGTGACCTTGTTGCTGATATGGAGTCGCATTTCAATAAGAGGATTATGGCTTCACTGGCAATGATAGTTGACAGGGCTGCAATGGAAGGAGATCAAATTTCAAATAATGTCATGGAACTTGCAGCGAAGGAGATAGAAATTATGATAGACGGCATGAAAACAAAATTTGATATTCCTGTTAACACCGGATGCGTTGGAGGAGTTATGCAATCTTCAAAAATAAGTGAACTGCTTACAAATAAATATGAAAATTTAAAAATTTTTTATGGTTACCACGTTGCCATCGGAAATGCAATGCGGCTCATGAATAAACGTGATGAACATACGAGGGATTCCCTTGTTTCACAGCTTGATGAGACAATACCGAAATTATCAAGGACTGAAAAAGATTTATTATTTATCAAATAA
- a CDS encoding 3-isopropylmalate dehydratase — MNNITGKAWVFGDDINTDLIYPQICYTLPEAEKPFHAMEANRPGWATLVGAGDIIIGGRNFGTGSSRPAADNLKKLGISCIIAESVNGLFLRNAVNTGIMAIEASGVHDVVDEGDTITVDLENCRITDITNQRSVAFRGLPPFLMEIIENGGIINVLRAKGLLGKPL; from the coding sequence ATGAATAACATAACAGGAAAAGCCTGGGTTTTCGGAGACGATATTAACACTGACCTAATATATCCGCAGATATGCTACACACTTCCAGAAGCCGAAAAACCATTTCATGCCATGGAGGCAAATCGCCCAGGCTGGGCCACTCTGGTAGGGGCAGGTGATATAATAATAGGGGGTAGGAATTTTGGAACCGGATCAAGCAGGCCGGCTGCGGATAATCTTAAGAAGCTTGGCATATCCTGCATTATTGCAGAATCGGTCAATGGCCTTTTCCTGAGAAATGCTGTGAACACCGGAATTATGGCTATTGAAGCCAGTGGCGTGCATGATGTCGTGGATGAGGGGGATACAATTACTGTAGATCTAGAAAATTGTAGAATTACAGATATAACTAATCAGAGGTCGGTTGCCTTCAGGGGGCTACCGCCATTTCTAATGGAAATCATTGAAAACGGAGGTATAATAAACGTACTGCGGGCAAAGGGTTTGCTTGGTAAACCTCTATGA